The following proteins come from a genomic window of Terribacillus aidingensis:
- a CDS encoding glutaredoxin family protein encodes MRHRNVEVYISDHCKQCEQVMEQLDKWNISYSVKNITNAPAVLKEMQAHSVYSTPLVLINGEKVLGFQKNKLQQMLGLINRMQSTRAQFSY; translated from the coding sequence ATGAGACATCGCAATGTAGAAGTATACATCAGTGATCATTGTAAGCAATGCGAGCAAGTGATGGAGCAGCTTGATAAGTGGAATATTTCTTACAGTGTCAAAAATATCACAAACGCGCCCGCTGTATTGAAGGAAATGCAAGCACATTCCGTTTACAGCACTCCGCTTGTCCTGATCAATGGTGAAAAGGTTCTCGGATTCCAAAAAAACAAGCTTCAGCAAATGCTTGGCCTTATCAATAGAATGCAGTCCACACGGGCACAGTTCAGCTATTGA
- a CDS encoding CapA family protein — translation MKIKAFFVALSGLIILTLCSGGVPKQQTEAVQAVQQKIVELEPKEVPDSKSISVTAIGDVLLHSSIYYDASTKTGYDFDPMFQDVKPYLDRTTLTVANQESIMGGEALGVSTYPNFNSPDEIGDTLKDVGVDVVTMANNHTLDKGETGVKHATAQYEKIGMAYTGAYANKEDSEKLTIEDTAEGISVAFLSYTYGTNGIPVPQGKDYLVNLIDKQKIKYDINHAKQQADAVIVSLHFGVEYEDDPNEEQKDLAQFVADQGATAVLGCHPHVLQPVEWLRGKEGNKTLVIYSLGNFIAAQEETDRRIGAAFQFDIVKDGKTVTAKEPRMLLTYLSFSDWQHYRVQPMYQLPEMKSAYEAKKKHMAKLAPDLSFIEKDTSS, via the coding sequence ATGAAAATAAAAGCATTCTTTGTCGCGTTGTCGGGTCTTATCATTCTTACGTTGTGCAGTGGAGGAGTTCCGAAACAGCAAACAGAAGCGGTTCAGGCAGTGCAGCAAAAAATAGTGGAGCTGGAACCAAAAGAGGTGCCTGATAGTAAGTCAATTTCCGTTACTGCTATCGGGGATGTGCTCCTGCATAGCTCCATTTATTATGATGCAAGTACAAAGACAGGCTATGATTTTGATCCGATGTTTCAAGATGTTAAACCCTATTTAGATAGAACGACGCTCACTGTTGCCAACCAGGAATCGATTATGGGCGGGGAAGCGCTAGGCGTATCCACTTACCCGAACTTCAACAGTCCTGATGAAATTGGCGATACCTTGAAGGATGTTGGAGTCGATGTAGTCACGATGGCTAACAACCATACATTGGACAAAGGGGAAACCGGGGTGAAGCATGCTACTGCTCAGTACGAGAAAATCGGTATGGCATATACTGGAGCGTATGCGAACAAGGAAGATAGTGAAAAGCTAACGATAGAAGATACAGCAGAAGGTATCTCGGTTGCCTTTCTTAGCTATACGTATGGAACAAACGGTATTCCTGTACCGCAAGGTAAGGACTATCTGGTCAATCTGATTGACAAGCAGAAAATAAAATATGATATCAACCATGCAAAACAGCAAGCAGATGCTGTTATTGTAAGTTTGCATTTCGGTGTAGAATATGAAGATGATCCTAACGAGGAGCAAAAGGATCTTGCGCAATTCGTTGCTGACCAGGGAGCAACAGCTGTTTTAGGTTGTCACCCGCATGTGCTGCAGCCAGTTGAATGGCTGAGAGGAAAAGAGGGGAATAAAACGCTCGTCATTTATTCTCTCGGGAATTTCATTGCTGCCCAGGAGGAAACGGATCGGCGTATAGGTGCGGCTTTTCAATTCGATATTGTAAAAGACGGAAAGACCGTGACTGCGAAGGAGCCAAGAATGCTGCTGACGTATTTATCTTTTTCGGATTGGCAGCATTACCGAGTTCAGCCGATGTATCAATTGCCGGAAATGAAAAGTGCTTATGAAGCGAAGAAGAAGCATATGGCGAAGCTTGCACCAGATCTTTCCTTCATTGAGAAAGATACATCGAGCTAA
- a CDS encoding RAxF-45 family protein, with translation MLHTLSREADQNLLHRRAIIHGFVGNGIRMPFFTN, from the coding sequence ATGTTGCACACACTTTCGCGTGAAGCCGATCAAAATCTATTGCATCGCCGCGCGATTATTCATGGTTTTGTTGGTAACGGGATACGTATGCCCTTTTTTACCAACTAA
- a CDS encoding Nramp family divalent metal transporter produces MDKERDKGWLSRARDASLEESNHSVAIPENGSFFKKLFAFMGPGVLVAVGFIDPGNWETSISAGSSFGYMLLAVVLLSNLIAMLMQGLAAKLGIATGRDLAQATRDAFHPKVVVVLWMLTELAIIATDLAEVLGSAIALNLLFHIPIMVGIIITALDVLLLLLLQKKGFRWMEAIITVLMITIAGCFLFELIFSHPALSEALKGYIPSPEIVTDPSVLFLALGILGATVMPHNLYLHSSIVQTRNYRDTEKGKKEAVKFAYIDSTFSLGVAFFVNSAILILGAAAFHTIGQHVEGIEDAYKLLSPAIGAGAASFLFGFALLLSGQSSTITGTLTGQIVMEGFIQFRIKPWVRRLVTRIIAIIPALIVVGIYGPSSTGDLLVWSQVILSLQLSFAVIPLVLFTSSKKKMGTFVNKPYIKVLAWAATGLIVSLNAFLLGYMIVTGHAL; encoded by the coding sequence ATGGATAAAGAACGAGACAAGGGCTGGCTTAGCAGAGCTAGGGATGCAAGTCTGGAAGAGTCGAACCATAGTGTGGCTATTCCGGAGAATGGGAGCTTCTTCAAAAAGCTATTCGCCTTTATGGGTCCAGGTGTACTTGTGGCAGTTGGTTTCATTGATCCGGGTAACTGGGAGACGTCCATTTCAGCTGGTTCTTCCTTTGGCTATATGCTGCTTGCTGTCGTCCTGCTTTCCAACTTAATTGCCATGCTGATGCAGGGGCTGGCCGCCAAGCTCGGAATCGCAACTGGCCGTGATTTAGCGCAGGCGACAAGGGATGCCTTCCATCCGAAAGTGGTCGTGGTACTGTGGATGCTGACAGAGCTGGCCATTATAGCAACAGATTTGGCCGAGGTTTTGGGTTCTGCCATAGCACTTAATTTGCTATTTCACATACCGATCATGGTGGGCATAATCATTACAGCGTTGGACGTCCTTTTGCTGCTTCTATTGCAGAAAAAAGGATTTCGCTGGATGGAAGCGATCATTACCGTACTGATGATCACCATCGCGGGCTGTTTTCTTTTCGAGTTGATTTTTTCGCATCCTGCTCTTTCGGAAGCATTGAAAGGCTATATCCCTTCGCCGGAAATTGTGACCGACCCATCGGTCTTATTCCTAGCGCTTGGTATTCTCGGTGCAACTGTTATGCCGCATAACCTGTATCTGCATTCCTCTATCGTGCAAACAAGGAATTATCGGGATACAGAAAAGGGTAAGAAGGAAGCAGTGAAATTCGCATATATAGACTCGACCTTCTCACTCGGGGTTGCTTTCTTCGTCAATTCAGCAATTCTAATCCTTGGTGCAGCTGCTTTCCATACTATTGGGCAGCATGTGGAAGGAATTGAGGATGCATACAAGCTGTTAAGTCCTGCTATTGGTGCGGGTGCTGCCAGCTTCCTTTTCGGGTTTGCACTGCTTCTATCTGGTCAGTCTTCGACTATTACAGGTACATTGACTGGACAGATCGTCATGGAAGGATTCATTCAGTTCCGCATAAAACCCTGGGTCAGACGGCTTGTTACAAGAATCATCGCCATCATTCCTGCGCTGATAGTCGTGGGGATCTACGGTCCTTCCAGCACAGGTGATTTGCTTGTTTGGAGTCAAGTAATTCTTAGCCTGCAGCTATCCTTTGCAGTCATCCCGCTTGTATTGTTTACAAGCAGCAAGAAAAAGATGGGTACTTTCGTGAACAAGCCTTATATTAAAGTGTTGGCGTGGGCAGCCACAGGATTAATAGTCTCGTTGAATGCATTCCTGCTCGGATATATGATCGTGACAGGGCATGCCTTATAA
- a CDS encoding thioredoxin family protein, with protein MEQINTREKFNEVIVSEEPVIVKFFADWCPDCTRMNMFIDQVLAEYGNHKWYELNNDEVPDVAAEQDVMGIPSILLFQNGEKLAHLHSANAKSPEEVIAFLQQQLG; from the coding sequence ATGGAACAAATCAATACAAGAGAAAAGTTCAATGAAGTTATCGTGAGTGAAGAGCCGGTCATCGTTAAGTTCTTCGCAGACTGGTGTCCGGACTGCACACGTATGAATATGTTTATCGATCAGGTGCTTGCGGAATATGGCAATCATAAATGGTATGAGCTTAATAATGATGAAGTACCCGATGTTGCAGCTGAGCAGGACGTAATGGGAATTCCAAGTATTCTCCTATTCCAAAACGGTGAGAAGCTGGCGCACTTGCATAGTGCAAATGCGAAATCTCCTGAAGAGGTTATCGCATTCCTCCAACAGCAGCTTGGGTAA
- a CDS encoding YppG family protein — translation MYYYNTTEPRSHVQQQMSDGRQRYYYEPVYQTEPKEQFNDTMNTHTWMQANVNVGDTNRQTEPYAYNPYPPEYFSQWGGWQQAQQTQPPQQVTPYEYFKKPPLAPYWHAYAQPTNIQQPKQQAQLTKGLATYFQDKNGQMDINKMMSTVGQMASTVQQVSPIVKSLGSFLKILR, via the coding sequence ATGTATTATTACAATACGACAGAGCCACGCTCCCATGTACAGCAGCAGATGAGCGATGGCCGGCAGCGTTATTATTACGAACCTGTTTATCAAACCGAGCCTAAAGAGCAATTTAATGATACGATGAATACTCATACATGGATGCAAGCAAATGTAAATGTTGGTGATACTAACAGACAGACCGAGCCTTATGCCTACAATCCATATCCTCCTGAGTATTTCAGTCAGTGGGGAGGCTGGCAGCAAGCACAGCAAACGCAGCCGCCGCAGCAGGTAACGCCGTATGAGTATTTCAAAAAACCACCTCTTGCGCCGTATTGGCATGCATATGCCCAGCCGACAAATATCCAGCAGCCAAAGCAGCAAGCGCAGCTGACAAAAGGGCTGGCAACTTACTTTCAAGATAAGAATGGCCAAATGGATATTAATAAGATGATGTCGACCGTCGGACAGATGGCGTCGACAGTTCAGCAGGTTTCTCCAATCGTCAAATCACTCGGTTCTTTTTTGAAGATACTGAGATAA
- a CDS encoding SDR family oxidoreductase, whose translation MPKDPKTQYYHDTYPKQYQDPPGLQKDMDPKPDCGEDSYKGSGKLTGRKALVTGGDSGIGRAAAIAYAREGADVAINYLPEEQPDAEEVKELIEAEGRKAVLIPGDLRNERFNYKLVEEAVEQLGGLDILALVAGKQQAVEDIADLTTEQLKATFETNVYPLYWLTKAALPHLPAGSSIITTTSVEGFNPSPMLLDYAATKSTIIGFTKGLAKQIADKGIRVNSVAPGPIWTPLQISGGQLQENIPEFGSNTPPTPAGRAGQPVELASVYVFLASEESSYVSAQVYSITGGIPTA comes from the coding sequence TTGCCAAAAGATCCAAAAACACAATATTACCATGATACGTATCCGAAACAATATCAGGATCCGCCCGGTCTGCAGAAGGATATGGATCCAAAGCCTGATTGCGGAGAAGATAGCTATAAAGGATCCGGAAAACTGACAGGACGAAAAGCACTGGTTACTGGTGGTGACTCCGGTATCGGCCGTGCCGCTGCAATTGCTTACGCAAGAGAAGGTGCCGATGTAGCTATCAACTACCTACCAGAAGAGCAGCCAGATGCCGAAGAAGTAAAAGAACTAATTGAGGCAGAAGGGAGAAAGGCCGTACTTATACCCGGAGACCTTCGAAACGAGAGATTCAACTATAAGCTTGTAGAGGAAGCAGTCGAACAATTAGGCGGTCTTGATATCCTTGCACTTGTCGCTGGTAAGCAGCAAGCTGTAGAGGACATTGCAGATTTGACAACCGAGCAGCTGAAAGCGACATTTGAAACAAATGTATATCCGCTTTATTGGCTGACAAAAGCCGCCCTTCCGCATTTGCCAGCGGGGTCTTCGATCATTACGACGACATCTGTGGAAGGCTTCAATCCTTCTCCAATGTTGCTGGATTATGCAGCTACGAAAAGCACAATCATCGGTTTCACAAAAGGTCTGGCAAAACAGATTGCCGATAAAGGAATCCGCGTGAACTCTGTTGCACCGGGGCCAATTTGGACACCATTGCAAATTTCCGGCGGACAGCTGCAGGAAAACATCCCTGAATTCGGCTCCAACACACCGCCAACACCTGCCGGACGTGCAGGACAGCCGGTTGAGCTTGCCAGCGTGTATGTATTCCTTGCGTCTGAAGAATCAAGCTATGTAAGTGCACAGGTATACAGCATCACTGGCGGAATTCCGACAGCATAA
- a CDS encoding alpha/beta fold hydrolase — MTGILCIHGFTGGTYEVEPLTEHLMNHTEWKVEMVALPGHGKPLDLSLRNVGHKEWIEAAEEAYERLAQSCSHIYVIGFSMGGMIASHLAAKYGADKLVLLSASGKYLNWKLLTAEAWQNMKNHGNDDVLDDLNTLRKKKKGKIPFRAFWEFKKCVDYTKKALPAVSCPVFIVQGIQDSMVPHRTVNYLHKHLGSQKQKMVLFDESRHLLCLGPDIDQICTQVEEFLLEA, encoded by the coding sequence ATGACAGGAATATTATGTATCCACGGCTTCACAGGTGGTACGTACGAGGTGGAGCCCTTAACTGAGCATTTAATGAATCATACGGAATGGAAAGTGGAAATGGTTGCTCTGCCTGGTCATGGAAAGCCGCTTGATCTATCACTCCGGAATGTTGGACATAAGGAATGGATCGAGGCTGCAGAAGAAGCATACGAGCGGCTTGCACAAAGTTGCTCCCATATTTACGTTATTGGGTTCTCGATGGGAGGGATGATTGCTTCCCACTTGGCTGCGAAATATGGTGCAGACAAGTTGGTGCTGTTATCCGCTTCGGGTAAATATTTGAACTGGAAGCTGCTTACTGCGGAAGCTTGGCAGAACATGAAAAACCATGGGAACGACGATGTACTGGATGATTTAAATACGCTTCGAAAGAAAAAAAAAGGGAAAATTCCGTTTCGTGCATTCTGGGAATTCAAGAAATGTGTAGATTATACAAAAAAAGCATTACCTGCAGTTTCCTGTCCCGTATTCATTGTGCAGGGAATTCAAGACAGCATGGTGCCGCATCGTACTGTAAACTATTTGCACAAACATCTTGGCTCCCAGAAGCAGAAAATGGTTCTCTTTGACGAATCGAGGCATCTTCTATGCCTTGGTCCGGATATCGACCAAATCTGTACGCAAGTGGAGGAATTTCTGCTTGAGGCTTAA
- the argS gene encoding arginine--tRNA ligase, which yields MYKSIAAELVAKALNKPAEEMTHQIERPKQLQHGDYAFPCFSLAKEKRQSPQNIAVELATGLTHEVFSSITAVGGYVNFTLHKKLAGSSVLKDILQQRAAYGSTTIGQGQTVTIDLSSPNIAKPFSMGHLRSTVIGNSISLLLEKQGYDVVRINHVGDWGTQFGKLICAYEKWGEEVKVRANTIPELLKLYVRFHEEAAHNEQLEQEGRDWFRKLEQGDAYANKLWSWFRDVSMEEFDRVYKLMGVRFDSDAGEAFYNDKMERVVEELEQKELLSLSEGAQVVRLDEFELPPSLIKKKDGATLYATRDLAAAIYRKETYKFSKSLYVVGHEQSLHFQQLKLVLEKMGYEWAEGITHIPFGMVLQDGKKMSTRKGKLVLLDKVLEQAIHLADANITEKNPGLANKEEVARQVGVGAVLFHDLKHERIHDIEFSLEDMLRVEGETGPYVQYTHARASTLLAKGGEFQDGSEVDEETAVAAWPILSLLLQFPEAIANAGTNYDPSRIAKYVIDLAQAFNSYYGKVRILEKDEKLGARLAIVEAVASVLEEGLRLLGIHAPTQM from the coding sequence GTGTACAAATCAATTGCAGCAGAATTAGTAGCAAAAGCGTTGAACAAGCCAGCAGAGGAAATGACCCATCAAATCGAAAGACCGAAACAGCTGCAGCATGGAGACTATGCTTTTCCTTGCTTTTCGTTGGCGAAGGAAAAGAGGCAGTCACCGCAGAATATTGCAGTAGAACTAGCAACAGGTTTAACACATGAAGTGTTTTCATCTATCACAGCAGTTGGTGGGTATGTTAATTTCACACTCCATAAAAAGCTTGCCGGCAGCAGCGTGCTGAAGGATATTCTTCAGCAGCGCGCAGCATACGGAAGTACAACTATCGGACAAGGGCAGACAGTTACTATCGATCTGTCTTCTCCTAATATTGCAAAGCCTTTTTCAATGGGGCATCTGCGCTCGACCGTAATTGGGAACAGCATTAGTCTTTTGCTGGAAAAGCAAGGCTATGATGTTGTAAGGATCAACCATGTAGGTGATTGGGGTACACAATTCGGCAAGCTGATTTGCGCTTATGAAAAATGGGGTGAGGAAGTGAAGGTGCGTGCCAACACGATTCCGGAGCTTCTGAAGCTGTATGTCCGTTTCCATGAAGAAGCAGCGCACAATGAACAGCTGGAGCAAGAAGGGAGGGACTGGTTCCGAAAGCTCGAGCAAGGAGATGCGTATGCAAATAAGCTCTGGAGCTGGTTCCGTGACGTATCAATGGAAGAGTTCGATCGTGTTTATAAACTGATGGGCGTACGCTTTGATTCGGACGCAGGAGAAGCTTTCTACAATGACAAGATGGAACGTGTTGTAGAGGAGTTGGAGCAAAAAGAACTGCTTAGTCTGTCGGAAGGTGCCCAGGTAGTACGCCTGGATGAATTTGAACTTCCGCCTAGTCTGATCAAGAAAAAAGATGGCGCTACACTATATGCAACGCGTGATCTTGCTGCAGCTATCTATCGCAAGGAAACATACAAATTCTCCAAAAGTCTGTATGTTGTCGGACATGAACAGAGTTTACATTTTCAGCAGCTGAAACTAGTGCTAGAGAAAATGGGCTATGAATGGGCTGAAGGAATCACTCACATCCCATTCGGCATGGTACTGCAGGATGGCAAGAAAATGTCGACCAGGAAAGGAAAGCTAGTACTGCTGGATAAAGTGCTGGAACAGGCAATCCATTTGGCAGATGCTAATATAACTGAAAAAAATCCAGGGTTGGCTAATAAGGAAGAAGTCGCAAGACAAGTCGGCGTTGGTGCTGTCTTATTCCATGACTTGAAGCATGAACGTATCCACGATATAGAGTTCTCGTTGGAAGATATGCTTCGTGTGGAAGGAGAGACAGGGCCATATGTGCAATATACGCATGCTCGAGCTAGTACGTTGCTGGCTAAGGGAGGAGAATTCCAGGACGGTTCGGAAGTCGATGAAGAGACAGCAGTAGCTGCTTGGCCGATTCTTTCCCTGCTGCTGCAGTTCCCGGAAGCAATCGCCAATGCCGGAACCAACTACGATCCTTCCAGAATCGCCAAATATGTGATTGATCTTGCCCAAGCGTTCAACAGCTATTATGGAAAAGTGCGTATCCTTGAAAAAGATGAAAAACTCGGTGCACGATTGGCAATTGTCGAAGCTGTTGCATCCGTTTTGGAGGAGGGTCTTCGACTCTTGGGGATTCACGCACCGACACAAATGTGA
- a CDS encoding YegS/Rv2252/BmrU family lipid kinase: protein MQTFEHAVYLVNGNMDDDLMERKLGQTLPKLAASVKQLEVMQTNDLEELVNYSREVAGDIDLLIIHGGDGTIHQVINVIAPLPKRPTVAIIPGGTCNDFSRMLGLPQNLGKAAAAIADGKTASIDIGQYEESYFLNFWGVGLIADASNNIDEDQKARLGVLSYFISTLRTVNQAEPFSYQMEIDGENVEGEAVMILVMNGRFIGTREFAGPNIRPDDGKLHVIFVKNSNLTSFKELLQIKQDKTVLSDLTEVGIQEAEKIRFLSPAGKPIDMDGEVYQETSGEVKILPGHLEMIIGE from the coding sequence ATGCAAACATTCGAACACGCTGTATATCTAGTGAATGGAAATATGGACGATGACCTCATGGAACGGAAACTGGGACAAACATTGCCAAAGCTTGCGGCATCGGTCAAACAGCTAGAGGTCATGCAAACGAACGATCTGGAGGAATTGGTGAACTACAGCAGGGAGGTTGCAGGAGACATTGATCTATTGATCATACACGGTGGTGACGGTACCATCCATCAAGTGATCAATGTTATTGCACCTTTACCTAAGCGTCCGACAGTTGCGATCATTCCGGGAGGTACTTGCAATGATTTCAGCCGCATGTTAGGGTTGCCGCAGAATTTAGGGAAGGCAGCTGCAGCAATCGCTGACGGGAAGACCGCTTCGATAGACATTGGCCAGTATGAGGAATCGTACTTCTTGAATTTCTGGGGAGTGGGGCTGATTGCGGATGCATCGAATAACATCGATGAAGATCAGAAAGCCCGCTTAGGCGTACTATCGTATTTTATCAGTACCTTAAGAACGGTTAACCAGGCTGAACCATTTTCATATCAAATGGAAATCGATGGTGAAAATGTAGAAGGAGAAGCAGTTATGATTCTGGTAATGAACGGCCGTTTCATCGGTACAAGAGAGTTCGCAGGGCCAAATATAAGGCCAGATGATGGTAAGCTGCATGTAATATTTGTGAAAAATTCCAATTTGACTAGCTTTAAAGAGCTTCTCCAGATTAAACAAGATAAAACAGTTCTATCTGATCTGACTGAGGTAGGAATTCAGGAAGCTGAAAAAATTCGCTTCTTGTCTCCTGCGGGTAAACCAATTGATATGGATGGAGAAGTTTATCAGGAAACATCTGGTGAGGTAAAAATCCTGCCAGGACACCTTGAAATGATAATTGGAGAATAG
- the abc-f gene encoding ribosomal protection-like ABC-F family protein, with translation MLITLKDVKKIMGGNILFEKLNLELKPGEKLGLVGRNGSGKSTIFKLITGTEICDGGQVFIRKQAKIGYLEQIPVGHAGTVKQYLMGAFDELAALQERMRKLEEQMLDPGKMEKALAAYGEVQTAFAEAGGYEMDANIARTANGLHIGQLLEEPFAKLSGGEKTKVGLAYVLLQQPDLLLLDEPTNHLDLSAIEWLENFLANYAGAVCVISHDQYFLDATVSRIADLEDGEVTVYTGNFTSFLKQKEAKLLQEFEAYKEQQKKIKKMKETIKRLKLWANQANPPNEGLHKRARNMERALERMEKLSRPNIDPAKMRLKLAADERSGEDVIRMEAIRKSFGEREVLRDIMLHLRYKERVAIVGDNGSGKSTLIKIVLGSLRADSGIVKIGSAVQVGYLPQHPLEDADPAMRMIDYFRTVISVAEAEARHMLAAFMFYGYAVFQPIGRLSGGERMRLKLAIFMHQGINLLILDEPTNHLDLESREVLEEALGRFDGTVLGISHDRHLLNTCFDQTAYLENGVLHRYPGNYEETKDQWKIVKQ, from the coding sequence ATGTTAATTACATTAAAGGACGTCAAGAAAATCATGGGCGGTAATATATTGTTCGAAAAGCTGAACCTGGAGCTGAAGCCGGGAGAAAAGCTTGGTTTGGTCGGTCGAAACGGCAGTGGTAAATCAACGATCTTTAAATTGATCACCGGGACGGAGATATGTGATGGTGGGCAAGTGTTTATACGCAAGCAAGCAAAAATAGGTTATTTAGAGCAAATTCCAGTTGGGCATGCCGGTACTGTGAAGCAGTACTTGATGGGTGCATTCGATGAACTTGCTGCGTTGCAGGAAAGAATGCGGAAATTAGAGGAGCAAATGCTGGATCCGGGAAAAATGGAGAAAGCACTGGCTGCTTATGGAGAGGTGCAAACTGCATTTGCAGAAGCAGGCGGCTATGAAATGGATGCAAACATTGCCCGGACAGCAAATGGGTTGCACATTGGACAGCTGCTGGAAGAACCTTTTGCCAAACTGAGTGGAGGAGAGAAAACAAAGGTGGGCTTGGCGTATGTACTCCTGCAGCAGCCAGATCTCCTGCTGTTGGATGAACCGACAAACCATCTTGATCTGTCAGCTATTGAATGGCTGGAAAACTTTCTGGCGAATTACGCAGGAGCTGTATGCGTCATCTCGCATGATCAGTATTTCCTGGATGCAACTGTATCCCGGATTGCTGATTTAGAGGATGGGGAGGTGACGGTTTATACCGGCAACTTCACCTCTTTTCTGAAACAAAAGGAAGCGAAGCTCCTGCAAGAATTCGAAGCATATAAGGAACAGCAGAAAAAGATCAAGAAAATGAAGGAAACAATCAAAAGGCTGAAGCTGTGGGCGAATCAGGCAAATCCGCCGAATGAAGGATTGCATAAGCGTGCGCGTAATATGGAACGCGCATTGGAGCGGATGGAGAAGCTGTCCAGGCCTAATATTGATCCGGCAAAGATGAGGCTTAAACTTGCTGCAGACGAGCGCAGCGGCGAAGATGTCATCCGCATGGAAGCAATCAGAAAGTCCTTCGGTGAACGAGAAGTGCTACGGGATATCATGCTGCATTTGCGCTATAAAGAAAGGGTAGCTATTGTAGGGGATAACGGCAGCGGCAAGTCGACATTAATCAAAATTGTCCTTGGCAGTTTACGTGCTGACAGCGGAATCGTTAAGATCGGGAGTGCAGTGCAGGTGGGTTACCTGCCGCAGCATCCATTGGAGGATGCGGATCCCGCCATGCGGATGATTGATTATTTCCGAACGGTGATTTCTGTGGCGGAAGCAGAAGCAAGACATATGCTGGCAGCATTCATGTTCTACGGGTACGCGGTGTTCCAGCCGATTGGGCGCTTGAGCGGAGGAGAAAGAATGCGGCTGAAACTTGCCATTTTTATGCATCAAGGTATCAATTTGCTTATCTTGGATGAACCGACGAACCATCTGGACTTGGAATCAAGGGAAGTTCTGGAGGAAGCTCTGGGGCGTTTTGATGGAACGGTGCTTGGTATCAGCCATGATCGACATCTGCTGAATACCTGTTTTGATCAGACAGCTTACCTGGAAAATGGGGTGCTTCATCGTTATCCGGGTAATTATGAAGAGACAAAAGACCAATGGAAGATAGTTAAACAATAA
- a CDS encoding cupin domain-containing protein, translating to MQEVFKSNNWRNSWVNGIFPYHHYHSTVHEVLGVLSGHATVQLGGPDGEQLEISHGDVIVLPAGTAHKRMQQSNDFQVLGAYPDGMSFDTKTDKSGEYSQALQQIPKVPIPQLDPVTGNSIWS from the coding sequence ATGCAGGAGGTTTTCAAATCCAATAACTGGAGAAACAGCTGGGTCAATGGCATTTTCCCGTATCACCACTATCACAGTACTGTCCATGAAGTACTGGGTGTTTTGAGCGGCCATGCAACTGTTCAGCTAGGCGGACCGGATGGAGAACAGCTGGAAATCTCTCATGGTGATGTCATTGTGCTGCCTGCCGGTACAGCCCACAAACGGATGCAGCAATCTAATGATTTTCAAGTACTTGGTGCTTATCCGGATGGTATGTCCTTTGACACGAAAACGGACAAGTCAGGCGAATACAGCCAAGCGCTGCAGCAAATTCCGAAAGTCCCAATTCCGCAGCTGGATCCTGTTACCGGCAATTCGATCTGGAGCTAA